In a genomic window of Cynocephalus volans isolate mCynVol1 chromosome 1, mCynVol1.pri, whole genome shotgun sequence:
- the LOC134369192 gene encoding glycerophosphocholine phosphodiesterase GPCPD1-like, whose translation MALNLATLLPDDNPIEPVHDCLETIETLQGLQLDLTDVPWTEPNEMLFTDGSSFVFNGISSESVVEEENSFSENQPFPSLKMVLESLPEDVGFNIEIKWICQQRDGMWDGNLSTYFDMNLFLDIILKTVLENSGKRRIVFSSFDADICTMVRQKQNKYPILFLTQGKSDIYPELMDLRSRTTTIAMSFAQFENLLGINAHTEDLLRNPSYIQEAKAKGLVIFCWGDDNNDPENRRKLKEFGVNGLIYDRIYDWMPEQPNIFQVEQLERLKQELPELKSCLCPTVGRFVPSSLCGEPNIHVDANIIDNVENA comes from the exons ATGGCTCTAAATCTGGCTACCCTCCTCCCAGATGATAACCCAATCGAGCCTGTCCATGACTGCCTTGAAACAATTGAGACTCTCCAAGGCCTCCAGCTGGACCTGACTGATGTGCCCTGGACAGAGCCTAATGAAATGCTGTTCACTGATGGAAGCAGTTTTGTCTTCAATGGAATCAG ttcagaatctGTGGTTGAGGAGGAAAATTCCTTTTCTGAAAATCAGCCATTTCCTTCTCTTAAGATG gTTTTAGAGTCTTTGCCAGAAGATGTGGGGTTTAACATAGAAATAAAGTGGATTTGCCAACAAAGG GATGGAATGTGGGATGGTAACTTATCAACATATTTTGACATGAATCTGTTTttagacataattttaaaaactgttttagaaaACTCTGGGAAGAGGAGAATAGTGTTTTCTTCATTTGATGCAGATATTTGTACAAT GGTTCGGCAAAAGCAGAACAAATATCCCATATTATTTTTGACTCAAGGAAAATCTGATATCTACCCTGAACTCATGGACCTCAGATCTCGGACAACAACTATTGCAATGAGCTTTGCACAGTTTGAAAATCTACTG ggcATAAATGCACATACTGAAGACCTGCTCAGAAACCCATCCTATATTCAAGAGGCGAAAGCTAAGGGACTCGTCATATTTTGCTGGGGTGATGATAACAATGAtcctgaaaacagaagaaaattgaaGGAATTTGGAGTTAATGGTCTAATTTATgatag GATATATGATTGGATGCCTGAACAGCCAAATATATTCCAAGTGGAGCAGTTGGAACGCCTGAAGCAAGAATTGCCAGAGCTAAAAAGCTGTTTGTGTCCCACTGTTGGCCGCTTCGTTCCCTCATCTTTGTGTGGCGAGCCCAATATCCACGTGGATGCCAACATCATTGATAATGTGGAAAATGCTTAG